A part of Balneola sp. genomic DNA contains:
- a CDS encoding mechanosensitive ion channel family protein produces MEDFRNRITNFLGNSPDLTANIFETIGIIFLLWFIRFIILRIIVKRSESKRTQYKWRKNSTYVAYFIGIFVVGQIWFSGIGDIATYLGLLSAGIAIALKDPITDLAAWLFIIWRKPFDVGDRIQLGDSKGDVIDVRTFKFTILEIGNWVDADQSTGRVIHIPNNYVFTKQLANYTSDFKFIWNELQVLVTFESDWKKAKEILNEIVSEVSKEFIEKAKEEIAKASKSYLIEFTYLTPIVYTDVKDSGINLTIRYLTDPRRRRGTSQKIWEQILDEYAKYDNIDFAYPTIRYYDNPKEGKPGTKPS; encoded by the coding sequence CATTGGCATTATTTTCCTTTTATGGTTTATTCGCTTCATTATTCTTCGAATCATAGTTAAGAGGTCTGAGAGTAAGCGTACACAGTATAAATGGCGGAAAAACTCAACATATGTCGCTTATTTCATTGGAATATTTGTAGTTGGGCAGATCTGGTTTTCAGGCATTGGCGATATAGCAACCTATTTAGGGTTACTATCTGCAGGTATTGCTATAGCTCTTAAAGACCCTATAACAGATCTGGCTGCCTGGTTATTCATAATTTGGAGAAAGCCATTTGATGTAGGTGATCGAATTCAGCTAGGGGATAGTAAAGGGGATGTAATTGATGTTCGAACCTTCAAATTTACCATTTTAGAGATTGGCAACTGGGTAGATGCTGATCAGAGTACCGGGCGGGTTATTCATATTCCAAATAACTATGTATTCACAAAACAACTAGCTAATTACACCAGCGACTTTAAGTTTATTTGGAATGAGTTACAGGTACTTGTCACTTTTGAGAGTGATTGGAAAAAGGCGAAAGAGATTCTTAATGAAATTGTTAGTGAGGTTTCTAAGGAATTCATTGAAAAAGCCAAAGAAGAAATAGCAAAGGCTTCCAAATCGTATTTAATTGAATTTACCTACCTGACACCCATAGTATATACAGATGTTAAAGACAGCGGTATAAATCTTACCATCCGCTATTTAACCGATCCCCGGAGAAGAAGAGGAACCAGTCAAAAGATTTGGGAACAGATATTAGATGAGTATGCAAAGTATGATAACATAGATTTTGCCTATCCAACCATCCGCTATTACGACAACCCGAAAGAAGGAAAACCGGGAACAAAACCTTCCTGA
- a CDS encoding CPBP family intramembrane metalloprotease, with amino-acid sequence MNPFFNQAENRPRVLIRIVVFLFLGIILLGFSVGFDLYGFEYLFAGVIILAFFHIFYRFIDQRSSLKEAGISPSKTWFLEFFVGSIAAASAMSLIFGIQWLTGDITIQGYAWNRVSSTFWLIPALGYFVKMLSVGLYEELQFRSYLIPNMKEGLTFGKVTPVQASLLAVFLSSALFGVAHIFNPNATFFSTVNILLAGIMLAFPYLLTGRLAYSVGIHFAWNYVQGGVFGFKVSGTENFYSLLTLQHHGNPIWTGGKFGPEGGIIGLLGIMIVSLIVYAHIKRSNKEIELNVMFKQRFLENQQQQ; translated from the coding sequence ATGAATCCATTTTTTAATCAAGCAGAAAACAGGCCCAGAGTCCTTATTCGAATTGTAGTATTTCTGTTTTTAGGGATTATTTTGCTGGGCTTCTCTGTAGGTTTTGATTTATATGGATTTGAGTACCTATTTGCCGGTGTGATCATCTTAGCTTTCTTTCACATTTTTTATCGGTTTATTGATCAGAGAAGCTCATTGAAAGAAGCGGGTATTAGCCCTTCTAAAACATGGTTTCTTGAGTTTTTTGTCGGAAGTATTGCTGCGGCAAGTGCGATGTCATTGATTTTCGGCATTCAATGGCTAACAGGTGATATCACAATACAAGGATATGCCTGGAATAGGGTTTCCTCAACATTCTGGTTAATCCCTGCATTGGGTTATTTCGTTAAAATGCTCAGCGTAGGTTTGTATGAAGAGCTTCAATTTCGCTCATACTTGATACCAAATATGAAAGAGGGGCTTACATTCGGTAAGGTTACTCCGGTTCAAGCTAGTTTACTTGCTGTTTTTTTAAGTTCAGCGCTATTTGGAGTAGCTCATATTTTCAATCCAAATGCTACCTTTTTTTCTACGGTCAATATTCTACTAGCCGGGATAATGCTGGCCTTTCCATACCTGCTAACCGGACGGCTAGCTTATTCAGTAGGTATACATTTTGCCTGGAACTATGTGCAGGGAGGTGTATTTGGATTCAAAGTGAGTGGAACAGAAAATTTCTATTCATTGCTAACACTTCAGCATCATGGAAATCCGATTTGGACCGGAGGAAAGTTTGGTCCGGAAGGAGGGATAATTGGGCTGTTAGGGATAATGATTGTATCACTTATTGTGTATGCACATATCAAGAGGTCAAATAAAGAAATAGAGCTTAATGTGATGTTTAAACAGCGGTTTTTGGAAAATCAGCAGCAGCAATAA
- a CDS encoding DEAD/DEAH box helicase: MSFEEYGLSPELLSGLTDVQIDAPSPFQQQVLPAALDGKNLLVKSEAGDIVSFLIPTLKTLVENGEKEGTKVLILTPSIERAIAIDELIWATGYHAQISSALLAIKGNKEEQEQAVLDGAPVIVANPGRLIEILDKNNFHLKELQLIVIDEAHDMENFNLVNRVKDILRFVDGKPQTLVLSEQRNNATEELVKVTLQNPELIGFDIQEPSEKKGKANGAAPQKKEEAPENDSSEIDLEGAKKKLDEVSVKVVLKADQKEEEPAQEQPAEKPASAKKGKAGKQKLSAKEHGFINVPPRMKISTLMAHLEESTAQKVIVFSASKRTADRLFHILKKKNWGVVSVSGDLEKEIYTERYEKFVSGDMRVCVTGGMSVEDIEIHQAEEIINYDVPESVDEYSRRIELVKSGKTARIISLVSKMDKDDIARISDELGYAPFEIPLPLQVKEKKKGNKSGPKKRATGKKPAAQKNKAKKAPRKKVKPNELPRPTYEGLSGGRDGDSNSKGVFGWVKKLFN, translated from the coding sequence TTGTCTTTTGAAGAATATGGTCTGAGCCCCGAATTATTGAGCGGGCTGACCGATGTACAAATTGATGCGCCTTCACCTTTTCAGCAACAAGTGTTACCGGCTGCCTTAGATGGAAAAAATCTACTCGTAAAGTCAGAAGCCGGAGACATAGTTTCATTTTTAATTCCAACGTTAAAAACACTTGTAGAGAACGGAGAAAAAGAAGGCACCAAAGTTTTAATCTTAACACCATCTATAGAGCGTGCTATTGCCATTGATGAACTAATATGGGCTACAGGATATCATGCTCAAATAAGCAGTGCGTTGCTTGCCATTAAAGGTAACAAAGAAGAACAAGAGCAAGCCGTACTTGATGGGGCGCCAGTGATTGTAGCTAATCCCGGGCGTTTAATTGAAATACTGGATAAAAATAATTTCCATTTAAAAGAGCTACAACTCATCGTAATTGATGAAGCTCATGATATGGAAAACTTTAACCTGGTAAACAGGGTGAAGGATATCTTACGCTTTGTTGACGGGAAACCACAAACGTTGGTGCTTTCGGAGCAAAGAAATAATGCTACTGAAGAGCTTGTAAAAGTAACTCTTCAAAACCCAGAGCTCATCGGTTTTGATATCCAGGAGCCTTCTGAGAAAAAAGGAAAAGCGAATGGGGCGGCTCCACAAAAGAAGGAGGAAGCTCCCGAAAATGATTCCTCAGAAATCGATCTTGAAGGGGCTAAGAAAAAGCTAGATGAAGTCTCTGTAAAAGTGGTTCTGAAAGCTGACCAAAAAGAAGAGGAACCTGCACAAGAACAACCGGCTGAAAAACCTGCTTCAGCAAAAAAAGGAAAGGCTGGAAAGCAAAAGTTAAGTGCCAAAGAGCATGGTTTTATAAACGTACCTCCGCGCATGAAAATCTCTACACTTATGGCGCATCTGGAGGAATCTACAGCCCAAAAAGTCATAGTTTTTTCAGCATCAAAGAGAACTGCAGACAGACTATTCCATATCCTCAAGAAAAAGAATTGGGGAGTAGTTAGTGTAAGTGGTGACCTTGAAAAAGAGATTTATACCGAGCGCTATGAAAAGTTTGTTTCCGGAGACATGCGTGTTTGTGTAACCGGAGGAATGTCGGTAGAAGATATCGAGATACATCAGGCTGAGGAGATTATTAATTACGATGTGCCAGAAAGCGTAGACGAATACAGTCGTCGAATTGAACTGGTTAAGTCTGGCAAAACAGCCAGAATTATTTCATTGGTATCCAAAATGGATAAGGATGATATAGCCCGAATTTCCGATGAATTGGGATATGCTCCTTTTGAAATTCCATTACCGCTTCAGGTTAAGGAAAAAAAGAAGGGGAACAAGTCGGGTCCTAAGAAAAGAGCAACGGGAAAGAAACCCGCTGCACAAAAGAATAAAGCAAAGAAAGCACCCAGAAAAAAGGTGAAGCCAAATGAATTACCCAGACCAACTTATGAAGGTTTGTCTGGAGGAAGAGATGGAGATTCCAACTCTAAAGGAGTGTTTGGTTGGGTAAAAAAGTTGTTTAACTAA
- a CDS encoding threonylcarbamoyl-AMP synthase: protein MAEFIKIFSNPIDQKAIDKVVAVLKRGGLVIYPTDTVYGLGCDIYNKKALEKVARIKGVKLEKAELSFICSDLKNLSDYTSQIETKTFKILKRSLPGPYTFILPGGSNLPPAFKRKKTVGIRIPDSPIALALAKSLGNPIVSTSIKDEDEVIEYTTDPELIFEKWQGQVDIVIDGGYGGNEGSTVVDLTTSTPVLIREGKGEIIL, encoded by the coding sequence ATGGCAGAGTTTATAAAGATCTTTAGCAACCCAATTGATCAAAAAGCGATTGATAAGGTTGTGGCTGTTCTAAAGCGTGGAGGCCTTGTTATTTATCCAACTGATACCGTTTATGGGCTTGGGTGCGATATCTATAATAAGAAGGCACTGGAGAAAGTAGCCAGAATAAAAGGGGTTAAACTTGAAAAGGCAGAGTTGTCTTTTATATGCTCCGATCTGAAAAATCTTTCGGATTATACTAGTCAGATTGAAACCAAAACCTTCAAAATTTTGAAGAGGTCTCTCCCAGGACCTTATACTTTTATCCTTCCTGGAGGAAGTAACTTACCTCCGGCATTCAAGAGAAAAAAAACAGTGGGGATTAGAATTCCTGATAGTCCAATTGCCTTGGCTCTGGCCAAATCATTGGGTAACCCGATAGTTTCTACCTCAATAAAAGATGAAGATGAAGTGATCGAATATACCACCGACCCGGAGCTGATATTTGAAAAGTGGCAAGGCCAGGTCGATATAGTAATTGATGGAGGTTATGGAGGGAATGAAGGATCAACAGTAGTCGATCTTACCACATCTACACCCGTTTTAATTCGCGAAGGAAAAGGTGAAATTATCTTATAA
- a CDS encoding endonuclease/exonuclease/phosphatase family protein translates to MKKTILTFLITTCISLMVLAQDYSAMTYNIRYNTQGDGVDWWENRKEWVADVINFYEPDVLGIQEGLHGQVMYLDSALIEYSYVGVGRDDGLKEGEYAAIYFKEEKLAVLDSGTFWLSETPNEPSYGWGANFRRITTWAEFQDKDSGDIIWVLNAHFDHETPLARLNGAKLMLEKLESWNTTNDPVIVMGDFNAIPEAEPIQVFSSELYDSKEVSQTSPIGPIGTYNGFDVHHPLDNRIDYIFVNGKINVQKYAVISETRDQRTPSDHLPVYIKFNTN, encoded by the coding sequence ATGAAAAAAACTATCCTAACTTTTCTAATAACGACCTGCATTTCTCTCATGGTTTTAGCGCAAGACTATTCTGCTATGACTTATAATATTCGATACAACACTCAGGGAGATGGAGTGGATTGGTGGGAGAATAGAAAAGAATGGGTAGCTGATGTAATCAACTTTTATGAACCGGATGTACTTGGTATACAAGAAGGTTTGCATGGGCAGGTAATGTATTTAGATAGTGCTCTGATTGAATACTCTTATGTAGGGGTAGGAAGAGATGATGGACTAAAAGAAGGGGAATATGCAGCCATTTATTTTAAAGAGGAGAAACTAGCGGTACTAGATTCAGGAACTTTTTGGCTATCAGAGACACCCAATGAACCTTCGTATGGTTGGGGAGCAAACTTCAGGAGAATTACTACCTGGGCTGAATTCCAGGATAAAGATTCAGGAGATATAATATGGGTACTAAACGCCCATTTCGATCATGAGACTCCGCTGGCCAGGCTGAATGGAGCCAAACTGATGTTAGAGAAGCTGGAGTCTTGGAATACTACTAATGACCCTGTTATCGTGATGGGTGATTTTAATGCTATCCCTGAAGCAGAACCGATTCAGGTTTTTAGTTCTGAATTATATGACTCAAAAGAAGTTTCGCAAACCTCTCCTATTGGGCCTATTGGAACGTACAACGGCTTTGATGTACATCATCCGCTGGACAATAGAATTGATTATATATTTGTGAATGGGAAAATCAATGTGCAGAAATACGCTGTTATATCAGAGACTAGAGATCAGCGAACACCGTCCGATCATCTTCCGGTATATATAAAATTCAATACGAACTAA
- a CDS encoding DUF427 domain-containing protein — MVKRNMNQLHYHELEKPSRKIRISYEGHILAETYEAIILKEVGHKIYDPTYYIPKDDLDMSHYRKNDLEYECPIKGKASYWDYYSGSNLWVKNIAWSYENPIEYSRPIEGCLAFDTRKVSFELFPYE; from the coding sequence ATGGTAAAGAGAAACATGAACCAGCTTCATTATCATGAGCTTGAGAAACCTTCCAGAAAAATCCGAATTTCTTATGAGGGTCATATTCTGGCAGAAACTTATGAAGCCATTATTTTAAAGGAAGTGGGTCATAAAATATATGATCCTACCTACTATATACCGAAAGACGATCTGGATATGAGCCATTATCGTAAGAATGATCTTGAATACGAATGCCCTATTAAGGGAAAGGCCAGTTACTGGGATTACTATTCCGGCTCTAATTTATGGGTCAAAAACATTGCCTGGAGTTATGAAAACCCTATTGAATACTCCCGCCCCATCGAAGGGTGCCTGGCTTTTGATACCAGAAAAGTTTCTTTCGAGCTGTTTCCCTATGAATGA
- a CDS encoding SRPBCC family protein, which produces MHELTVSKTIDAPKTQVWDIIKDFGSIYKIHPLIESSPITNGTPYGDGAERTCVMYNGGEIRERVFDYIEGEKYTVEVYDPGPFPIEKSLVTISVSEAKDQKSTLIFDMKFKPKFGVVGKVMASVVMKKQFENILTQVADGLNTHLKTGKLIGKKGVLVAA; this is translated from the coding sequence ATGCATGAATTAACAGTTAGCAAAACTATTGACGCTCCCAAAACCCAGGTTTGGGATATTATTAAGGACTTCGGTTCTATTTACAAGATTCATCCACTTATTGAGTCTTCTCCCATTACTAATGGAACCCCTTATGGTGACGGAGCAGAAAGAACCTGTGTGATGTACAATGGTGGAGAAATACGAGAACGTGTATTCGACTATATAGAAGGAGAAAAATATACCGTTGAAGTTTATGATCCGGGACCATTCCCAATCGAGAAAAGCCTGGTAACCATTTCGGTAAGTGAAGCAAAAGACCAAAAAAGCACCCTCATCTTCGACATGAAGTTTAAACCGAAATTTGGTGTGGTAGGTAAGGTGATGGCATCTGTTGTCATGAAAAAACAGTTCGAAAACATCCTCACGCAAGTAGCTGACGGACTTAATACTCATTTAAAAACCGGAAAGCTCATTGGGAAAAAAGGAGTGCTGGTAGCTGCTTAA
- a CDS encoding tetratricopeptide repeat protein — MSKPGIIESEKRGLVAVMFAEIANYFAIVNQDEHQLKRVQSSFIHLIKEVVQKFGGELIQNYGEGVLLTFQSSIHAMGAAKELQQLSLLEKKLSQNIKVGMHIGDILYDEGGVLGDSVNVSARLGALGVGGSIIFSEKVYDDIKNQGGFTPVFLGEFELKNVSEPIKVFALGNEGLILPRYDQIRAQRSNFINSIAVLPFLDINEASEDSFLSDGITDEIINSLSKIEGLKVTSRTSSFAFKGKFNDVRVIGKELGVGSILEGTVQRAGDRIKVSARLYNTSDGYQVWSDSFNGMMTDVFELQDQIAEKISRQLKANFTARKKHLKAAPTQNIEAYNLYLEARYYWNNGSVPELKRAISLFRECLELEPNFSQAWSGLATANAYLGAYGQMPPNEVYPEAKKAALKALDLDHRLAESQIALAFVEFFYELDWVKAGISFERALELNPGSAQAHHTYSWYLSAMRRHNEAINEINIALHLDPLSPSIATYLAEAYFYAENYEAALEQYNRVLERYPNHKRALEFKARILSTNGDLEGAYEVWKKIKSLSLEPNHGISGFGIYYGEIGDKEKALEIIKKVEEREKNEPGISFSNDYAFIYTAMGEYEKALDALESSFEIRSGVFTISLHPIFDPIRDHPRFKKLMDQIRREPEYYFSESGTATLEEEDTVVLKSEINESLKLKKGSIIYIEAEGNYSKIVWEENGKARSKLLRIVIKKLESQLINPFLIRCHRSFIVNLNKDFEVLGNARGYRLKHKLLEKEIPISRSKGSEIVSLLNG; from the coding sequence TTGAGTAAACCAGGAATAATAGAATCTGAAAAACGGGGACTTGTGGCTGTAATGTTTGCAGAAATTGCGAACTATTTTGCCATTGTAAACCAGGATGAACATCAATTAAAAAGGGTTCAGTCTTCGTTTATTCATCTGATTAAAGAAGTGGTTCAAAAGTTTGGGGGAGAGCTTATCCAGAATTATGGAGAAGGTGTTTTGTTAACTTTTCAAAGTTCCATCCATGCAATGGGTGCCGCTAAAGAACTTCAGCAACTTAGTTTGTTGGAGAAGAAACTCAGCCAAAATATAAAAGTAGGGATGCATATTGGTGATATTCTCTATGATGAAGGAGGCGTATTGGGAGATAGTGTAAATGTATCTGCTCGACTTGGAGCTCTGGGAGTGGGAGGCAGTATAATTTTCTCCGAAAAAGTTTACGATGACATAAAAAACCAGGGAGGTTTTACTCCCGTTTTTCTGGGAGAGTTCGAACTCAAAAATGTGTCTGAGCCTATAAAAGTTTTTGCCTTAGGCAATGAAGGGCTTATCCTCCCGAGATACGATCAAATAAGAGCTCAAAGAAGTAATTTTATAAATAGTATTGCTGTTCTTCCTTTTCTTGACATCAACGAGGCTTCAGAGGATAGTTTTCTAAGTGACGGTATCACTGATGAGATCATTAATTCCTTATCTAAAATCGAAGGCCTGAAAGTTACCTCGAGAACCTCCAGTTTTGCCTTCAAAGGTAAATTCAATGATGTAAGAGTGATTGGCAAAGAATTAGGCGTTGGCTCAATCCTTGAGGGCACAGTACAAAGAGCTGGGGATAGAATTAAAGTTTCGGCGAGGCTGTATAATACCTCAGACGGTTACCAGGTTTGGTCAGATTCATTCAATGGGATGATGACAGATGTATTTGAATTGCAGGATCAAATTGCAGAAAAGATAAGCAGGCAGTTAAAGGCCAATTTTACTGCCCGTAAAAAACACTTAAAAGCAGCACCCACGCAAAATATAGAGGCGTATAATCTTTATCTCGAGGCCAGGTATTATTGGAATAATGGTTCAGTTCCGGAATTAAAAAGAGCTATTAGCTTATTTAGAGAGTGTCTCGAATTGGAGCCCAATTTTAGCCAGGCATGGTCCGGATTAGCTACCGCAAACGCTTACCTGGGTGCATATGGACAAATGCCACCCAATGAAGTCTATCCTGAAGCAAAAAAAGCCGCATTAAAAGCTTTAGACCTGGATCACCGCCTTGCAGAATCTCAAATTGCACTAGCTTTCGTTGAGTTTTTTTATGAGCTGGATTGGGTAAAGGCCGGAATTTCATTTGAAAGAGCATTGGAGTTAAATCCGGGATCAGCGCAGGCACATCATACTTATAGCTGGTATTTATCGGCAATGCGAAGGCACAATGAAGCGATTAATGAAATAAATATTGCTCTTCATCTTGATCCACTTTCTCCTTCAATAGCCACTTATCTGGCTGAGGCTTATTTCTATGCCGAAAACTATGAAGCTGCTCTTGAGCAATACAATAGAGTTCTTGAGCGATATCCAAATCATAAAAGAGCGCTCGAATTTAAAGCCCGGATACTAAGTACCAACGGCGACTTAGAGGGAGCTTATGAAGTATGGAAGAAGATAAAATCACTAAGTCTTGAGCCTAATCATGGAATATCTGGATTCGGAATTTATTATGGTGAGATCGGTGATAAAGAAAAAGCACTGGAGATTATCAAAAAGGTGGAGGAGCGCGAGAAGAATGAACCCGGAATAAGCTTCTCTAACGATTATGCATTCATCTACACAGCAATGGGAGAGTACGAAAAAGCATTGGATGCATTAGAAAGTTCTTTCGAAATACGTTCTGGGGTATTTACTATTTCACTTCATCCAATTTTTGATCCTATTAGAGATCATCCCCGATTTAAAAAGCTAATGGATCAAATCCGAAGGGAGCCGGAATACTATTTCAGTGAATCCGGTACAGCAACACTTGAGGAAGAAGATACGGTTGTATTAAAGTCGGAAATCAATGAGTCTTTGAAGCTGAAAAAAGGAAGTATTATCTACATTGAAGCGGAGGGTAACTATTCGAAGATAGTTTGGGAAGAGAATGGAAAGGCAAGGAGTAAACTGTTACGTATTGTAATCAAGAAACTCGAAAGTCAGCTCATTAACCCGTTCTTAATTCGATGTCACCGATCTTTCATTGTCAATCTTAACAAAGACTTCGAAGTTTTGGGCAATGCCAGAGGATACCGCCTAAAGCATAAGCTCTTAGAAAAGGAAATTCCTATTTCCCGCTCAAAAGGGAGTGAGATAGTTTCCTTGTTAAATGGTTAA
- a CDS encoding pyridoxal phosphate-dependent aminotransferase family protein produces MDLFDKLEERPSPLGPFTSEGYGYYTFPRLEGSLGPEMKFNGKDMVVWSINDYLGIGSNEEIKKVDTEATAKYSLSAPMGARLMTGNSTEHEALEEELAEFIHKPEAMLLNYGYQGIMSVIHSLVDRNDFLIYDELSHACIVDGKQLSMADKSVFKHNDIESFKKQLYRAASKKKDNSSILVVTEGVFGMTGDLGILPEIIELKKEVPFRLLVDDAHGFGTLGEDGSGTGTHLGCQDGIDIYFGTFAKAAALIGAFVASEPRVIEFLRANARSQIFAKSLPLPIVVTARKRLELIKNNPEWRDTLWKNTLKLREGLQKIGYNVLPSESPVTPVLTQGSTDLCTAIMRKLREEHGVFVSGVAYPVVPKGIVLIRLIPTAAHTDAHIEKTLVAFEAIKDFVMASASKLTA; encoded by the coding sequence ATGGATTTATTTGATAAGCTTGAAGAACGGCCCAGCCCCTTAGGGCCATTCACATCTGAAGGATACGGGTACTACACATTTCCAAGACTAGAGGGTTCATTAGGCCCAGAAATGAAGTTCAACGGCAAGGATATGGTCGTTTGGAGCATCAACGATTACCTTGGAATTGGTAGTAACGAAGAAATTAAAAAGGTAGACACTGAGGCTACGGCAAAGTATAGCCTTAGCGCCCCTATGGGAGCTCGTTTGATGACGGGTAACTCTACCGAACATGAAGCGTTGGAAGAAGAACTGGCTGAATTCATTCATAAGCCTGAGGCTATGCTTCTAAACTATGGCTATCAGGGTATTATGAGTGTGATTCATTCACTCGTAGACCGCAACGACTTTCTTATTTATGACGAGCTTAGTCATGCGTGTATCGTAGATGGTAAACAGCTATCTATGGCAGACAAGTCTGTTTTTAAGCACAATGACATTGAAAGCTTCAAAAAGCAGTTATACAGAGCCGCTTCCAAGAAAAAAGATAATTCCTCTATCCTTGTTGTGACTGAAGGTGTATTTGGAATGACTGGTGACTTGGGAATTCTTCCTGAGATCATTGAGCTCAAAAAAGAAGTTCCTTTCCGACTTTTAGTTGATGATGCACATGGTTTCGGAACACTTGGTGAAGATGGCTCCGGTACTGGTACACATCTGGGCTGTCAGGATGGAATCGATATCTATTTTGGCACGTTTGCAAAAGCTGCTGCATTAATTGGTGCTTTTGTTGCTTCTGAGCCAAGAGTAATTGAGTTCCTTAGAGCAAACGCCCGTAGCCAGATTTTTGCCAAATCTTTACCGCTACCTATTGTGGTTACAGCAAGAAAGCGCCTTGAACTAATTAAGAATAATCCGGAGTGGAGAGATACCCTTTGGAAAAACACCTTAAAGCTACGTGAAGGCCTTCAAAAGATAGGGTATAATGTACTCCCTTCTGAGAGCCCCGTAACTCCGGTTCTTACTCAGGGAAGCACAGACCTTTGTACCGCGATTATGAGAAAACTTCGTGAAGAACATGGGGTTTTTGTTAGTGGTGTTGCTTATCCGGTGGTACCTAAAGGAATTGTACTCATCCGACTAATTCCTACTGCTGCTCATACCGATGCTCACATCGAAAAAACATTGGTAGCTTTTGAAGCTATCAAGGATTTTGTGATGGCATCAGCAAGCAAACTAACCGCCTGA
- a CDS encoding choice-of-anchor B family protein, which translates to MRFSSYIPPFFLIMILVFVSGCKSDEGIDASSPCEDGTASGTYSCENFDLYAHLSAEDLGGTRLNDIWGWTDPQTNKDYALVGLTDGVSFVDISDPNSPVVIGKLEESNINAKFKVVDPSEAYPACYLGIGTTEASKNIAEGSTWRDLKVFDDHVFVVSDGQAHGMQVFDLTKLRDYDGEFLTFTHDTLYDRFANAHNIAINEQTGFAYVVGITSSEICGSRQETGLHIIDINSPLNPSFAGCYFDPETELPSAVNVGIGYKHDAQCVNYDGPDSEYSGKELCFGSAEGAVVISDVTDKNNPTTIGFSGASEMQYSHQGWLTEDHTYFLMNDEIDEGNLGRNTKTYIWDVRNLETPTFVGHYTHDTPSIDHNLYIKDNIVYQTNYTSGLRAFRIGNLANAELIPLGYFDTHPENDNVGYSGTWSNYPFFKNDVVIVSDIEDGLFILKPTF; encoded by the coding sequence ATGCGCTTTTCTTCTTATATCCCCCCTTTCTTTTTAATAATGATCCTGGTTTTCGTGTCAGGATGTAAATCGGATGAAGGAATTGACGCCTCTTCTCCTTGTGAAGACGGGACCGCATCCGGTACATATTCCTGTGAAAATTTTGATTTGTATGCGCATTTATCTGCTGAAGATTTAGGTGGTACCCGGTTGAATGATATTTGGGGATGGACTGATCCTCAGACAAATAAAGACTATGCTCTCGTAGGATTAACAGATGGGGTAAGCTTTGTTGATATTTCTGATCCAAATAGTCCGGTCGTAATTGGTAAGCTCGAGGAATCGAATATTAATGCAAAGTTCAAGGTCGTTGATCCAAGTGAAGCATACCCTGCATGTTATTTAGGAATAGGCACAACCGAGGCTTCGAAAAATATTGCTGAGGGGTCTACCTGGAGGGATTTGAAAGTTTTTGATGACCATGTATTTGTAGTAAGTGATGGCCAGGCACATGGAATGCAGGTTTTTGACCTTACAAAATTGAGAGATTACGACGGTGAATTCTTAACCTTCACTCACGATACTCTTTACGATCGTTTTGCGAATGCTCACAATATTGCCATTAATGAGCAAACAGGTTTTGCCTATGTGGTAGGTATAACTTCATCCGAAATATGTGGTTCAAGGCAGGAAACAGGATTACATATCATTGACATAAACTCCCCGCTTAATCCATCATTTGCCGGGTGCTATTTTGACCCTGAAACAGAACTTCCAAGTGCTGTAAATGTAGGTATTGGATATAAGCATGATGCACAATGTGTCAATTATGATGGGCCAGATTCAGAATACTCAGGAAAAGAATTATGTTTTGGTTCAGCTGAAGGAGCAGTAGTGATAAGTGATGTAACTGATAAAAATAATCCTACAACTATAGGATTTAGTGGCGCTAGTGAAATGCAATACTCTCATCAAGGCTGGCTGACCGAGGATCATACTTATTTCTTAATGAATGACGAAATTGATGAGGGTAATCTTGGAAGAAATACCAAGACGTATATTTGGGATGTTCGGAATCTGGAAACACCAACCTTTGTTGGGCATTATACCCACGATACTCCGTCAATCGACCATAACTTATATATCAAAGATAATATCGTATATCAGACGAATTACACATCAGGGCTAAGAGCCTTTAGAATAGGCAATCTTGCCAATGCCGAATTAATACCTTTAGGCTATTTTGATACTCATCCTGAAAATGACAATGTTGGGTACTCAGGAACCTGGAGTAATTACCCTTTCTTCAAAAATGATGTTGTTATTGTAAGCGATATTGAAGACGGGCTTTTCATACTTAAGCCCACTTTTTAA